One window from the genome of Parasegetibacter sp. NRK P23 encodes:
- a CDS encoding DUF5691 domain-containing protein: protein MQLQYWEELVHTALLGTDKKTPVKEAAPVALQHALHLIESTISDKEERFLQTITLGSAYVRAGLEPHPSPGAGIPCAEAEVFSYCNEASLKTFATLLQQEHHTGLLEIWLQCCAEANQLIPVLLLPEMLDIATRNKTLRPLIITCSGKRGEWLAKLNPAWQFAESIDNTEAWETGTPDQRKTALAQIRKEQPVAAIEMIRNTWGTEDAAMKQEILAVLAANPVAADIPFLTGLATEKSKKVKEMAQAILRSIPSSPIVQQYAEALRQSLAPEKTRTMLGLASKTILAIQPTATDELQKTGLQPLSNSKEMSDEVFMVAQMVEQVPPEHYENWWGMSPEEVIRLFGKDDNGKKLLPYLVKAVIRFKSTNWALLLKQHSATYFMELLPLLPEPEQDQYATEHFDYRPEELMNFLIQRKTPWSLKLAEKVLRFASNNVYAYPKSFFSRHIHLIPAGLGASLDNISSKQPAYQQTWSATAEHISGLLQLRSKIIQSFHS, encoded by the coding sequence ATGCAGCTGCAGTATTGGGAAGAACTGGTGCACACCGCCCTGCTTGGCACCGACAAGAAAACGCCGGTAAAAGAAGCCGCCCCCGTTGCGCTGCAACATGCGCTTCACCTGATTGAATCAACGATTAGTGATAAAGAAGAGCGTTTCCTTCAAACCATCACGCTTGGCTCCGCCTATGTACGGGCGGGTTTGGAACCTCATCCATCACCCGGAGCGGGAATCCCTTGTGCCGAAGCGGAAGTGTTTTCTTATTGCAATGAAGCCTCACTGAAAACGTTCGCAACTTTATTGCAACAGGAACACCATACGGGTTTGCTGGAAATATGGTTGCAATGCTGCGCGGAAGCAAACCAGTTGATACCCGTATTGTTGCTGCCGGAAATGCTGGATATCGCCACAAGGAACAAAACGCTTCGCCCACTGATCATTACCTGCTCTGGTAAAAGGGGGGAATGGTTGGCAAAGCTTAATCCCGCCTGGCAATTTGCAGAAAGTATTGACAACACCGAAGCCTGGGAAACGGGCACACCCGATCAAAGGAAAACCGCGCTGGCTCAAATAAGAAAAGAGCAACCGGTTGCAGCCATCGAAATGATCCGGAATACCTGGGGTACCGAAGACGCTGCCATGAAACAGGAAATTCTTGCTGTACTGGCGGCCAACCCGGTAGCAGCGGATATTCCCTTTCTAACAGGATTGGCCACTGAAAAAAGCAAAAAGGTGAAAGAAATGGCGCAGGCCATCCTGCGTTCTATTCCTTCCTCTCCTATCGTGCAACAATACGCTGAAGCCCTGCGCCAGTCGCTGGCACCTGAAAAAACACGCACCATGCTGGGGCTTGCCAGCAAAACAATCCTTGCCATTCAGCCCACCGCAACGGATGAATTACAGAAAACAGGTTTGCAGCCACTGAGCAATAGCAAAGAAATGAGCGATGAAGTGTTTATGGTTGCCCAAATGGTGGAACAGGTTCCACCGGAGCATTATGAGAACTGGTGGGGCATGTCTCCGGAAGAAGTGATCCGGTTGTTCGGAAAAGACGACAACGGGAAAAAACTACTGCCTTACCTGGTAAAGGCGGTGATCCGGTTCAAAAGCACCAACTGGGCACTGCTGCTGAAACAACATTCGGCCACCTACTTTATGGAATTGCTACCACTGCTACCGGAACCTGAACAGGACCAATACGCGACGGAACACTTCGACTACCGCCCGGAAGAACTCATGAATTTTCTTATTCAAAGGAAAACGCCCTGGAGTTTGAAACTGGCGGAAAAAGTGCTGCGGTTTGCCTCGAATAACGTTTACGCCTACCCTAAATCATTTTTCAGCAGGCATATTCACCTTATCCCCGCAGGACTGGGAGCCAGTCTGGACAATATTTCCTCCAAACAGCCCGCGTACCAGCAAACCTGGTCCGCCACAGCCGAACACATTTCAGGGCTGTTACAACTCCGATCAAAAATTATTCAATCATTTCATTCATAA